The following are encoded in a window of Amycolatopsis lexingtonensis genomic DNA:
- a CDS encoding LLM class flavin-dependent oxidoreductase, whose amino-acid sequence MKKIGFLSFGHWSPGAHSETRSAADFLHQSIDLAIAAEELGVDGAYFRVHHFARQAGSPFPLLSAIGARTSKIEIGTGVIDMRYENPLYMAEEAGAADLISAGRLQLGISRGSPEQVVDGWRYFGYAPAEGETDADMARRRTELFLEVLGGEGFAEPNPRPMFANPPGLLRVEPYSEGLRERIWWGSSSNATAVWAAKLGMNLQSSTLKDDETGEPLHVQQRKQIEAYRDAWQEAGHTREPRVSVSRSIFALTTDVDRAYFGRDRHSRDQVGMIDENTRAIFGRSYAAEPDELVRLLKEDEAVQAADTLLLTVPNQLGVDYNAHVLEDILTHVAPELGWR is encoded by the coding sequence GTGAAGAAAATCGGCTTCCTGTCGTTCGGCCACTGGTCGCCGGGCGCGCACTCCGAGACCCGGTCGGCGGCGGACTTCCTGCACCAGTCGATAGACCTGGCGATCGCCGCCGAGGAGCTCGGCGTGGACGGCGCCTACTTCCGCGTGCACCACTTCGCGCGGCAGGCCGGCAGCCCGTTCCCGCTGCTGTCGGCCATCGGCGCGCGCACGTCGAAGATCGAGATCGGCACCGGTGTGATCGACATGCGCTACGAGAACCCGCTGTACATGGCCGAGGAGGCCGGGGCCGCGGACCTCATCTCCGCCGGCCGGCTCCAGCTCGGCATCAGCCGGGGATCCCCCGAGCAGGTCGTCGACGGCTGGCGCTACTTCGGCTACGCCCCGGCCGAGGGCGAGACCGACGCCGACATGGCGCGGCGGCGCACCGAGCTGTTCCTCGAGGTCCTCGGCGGCGAGGGCTTCGCGGAGCCGAACCCGCGGCCGATGTTCGCCAACCCGCCCGGCCTGCTGCGCGTCGAGCCGTACTCGGAGGGGCTGCGCGAGCGCATCTGGTGGGGATCCAGTTCGAACGCGACCGCCGTCTGGGCCGCGAAGCTGGGCATGAACCTGCAGAGCTCCACGCTCAAGGACGACGAGACGGGCGAGCCGCTGCACGTCCAGCAGCGCAAGCAGATCGAGGCCTACCGGGACGCGTGGCAGGAGGCCGGCCACACCCGCGAGCCGCGGGTCTCGGTCAGCCGCAGCATCTTCGCCCTCACCACCGACGTCGACCGGGCGTATTTCGGCCGCGACCGCCACTCGCGGGACCAGGTCGGCATGATCGACGAGAACACCCGGGCGATCTTCGGCCGCTCGTACGCCGCGGAGCCCGACGAACTGGTTCGGCTGCTCAAGGAGGACGAGGCCGTGCAGGCCGCGGACACCCTGCTGCTGACGG
- a CDS encoding alpha/beta fold hydrolase translates to MRTSRAGLAVAVSVLVVTTAPAAATTPDPLAPYLTQQVSWGGCPFAKRIEAQPTQCARITVPRDWAAPGAGTDLKVSISRAAATGSRRGGILVNPGGPGGQGTSLAGVLAGLEPSLNEHFDLVGMDPRGTGQEGGDDAGFVCRVPTGRLPQDDDLDARDRSPGSITKHQRAPRAVAEACQSDAVAPYITTWQTAHDMDLIRALLKDEKLNYLGFSYGTWLGAKYASLFPDHAGKFVLDSSVNFEGRLQAAFEAFPKIDQRQFDDVYAPWLARRYPEQLGKTAGQVRAKWERLRAFFKREGLSPDLFDHVFVGNGSTRQWLAGALILTKGAEALDATSAPPPAALKDDLDDVSRAVFGVPAARLTTADVVRTLAAPEPDYADVPGTRLAVACADQPSRNSGWYKLLSDLQGPRYPLFGWAYGLSEPCGYWSELPRHELPKLPPSAAKNVLVVQGEFDPQTGYEQAEAAARAAGVPMVSVADSPFHGQYAVSGNSCVDDLVNGFYLGTARPAATICPGVPLPGDKEVFPVEGPAGEPEAAPEPAPRDGLSAARHRLQDTISAVNRGR, encoded by the coding sequence GTGCGAACGTCCCGGGCAGGGTTGGCGGTGGCCGTCTCGGTGCTGGTGGTGACGACGGCGCCCGCCGCCGCGACCACGCCCGATCCGCTGGCGCCGTACCTGACGCAGCAGGTGTCGTGGGGTGGCTGCCCGTTCGCGAAGCGGATCGAAGCGCAGCCGACGCAGTGCGCGCGGATCACCGTCCCGCGGGACTGGGCCGCGCCCGGCGCCGGCACCGACCTGAAGGTGTCGATCAGCCGCGCGGCGGCGACCGGGAGCCGGCGCGGGGGGATCCTGGTCAACCCCGGCGGCCCCGGTGGCCAGGGCACCTCGCTCGCCGGCGTGCTGGCCGGGCTGGAACCGTCGCTGAACGAGCACTTCGACCTCGTCGGCATGGACCCGCGCGGCACCGGCCAGGAAGGCGGCGACGACGCCGGGTTCGTCTGCCGGGTGCCCACCGGGCGGCTTCCGCAGGACGACGACCTCGACGCCCGTGACCGTTCGCCCGGCAGCATCACGAAGCACCAGCGGGCGCCGCGGGCGGTGGCCGAGGCGTGCCAGAGCGACGCGGTCGCGCCCTACATCACGACGTGGCAGACCGCGCACGACATGGACCTGATCCGCGCGCTGCTGAAGGACGAGAAGCTGAACTACCTCGGCTTCTCCTACGGCACCTGGCTGGGCGCAAAGTACGCGTCGCTGTTCCCGGACCACGCCGGCAAGTTCGTGCTCGACTCCAGCGTCAACTTCGAAGGCCGGCTGCAGGCCGCGTTCGAAGCCTTCCCGAAGATCGACCAGCGCCAGTTCGACGACGTCTACGCGCCCTGGCTGGCCCGCCGCTACCCCGAGCAGCTCGGCAAGACCGCCGGCCAGGTCCGGGCGAAGTGGGAGCGGCTGCGCGCGTTCTTCAAGCGCGAAGGCCTGTCGCCGGACCTCTTCGACCACGTCTTCGTCGGCAACGGCAGCACGCGCCAGTGGCTGGCCGGCGCGCTGATCCTGACCAAGGGCGCCGAGGCGCTCGACGCCACCTCCGCCCCGCCACCCGCGGCCCTGAAGGACGACCTCGACGACGTCTCGCGCGCGGTGTTCGGCGTCCCGGCCGCCCGGCTGACCACGGCGGACGTCGTGCGGACGCTCGCGGCGCCCGAGCCGGACTACGCCGACGTGCCCGGCACCCGGCTGGCGGTCGCGTGCGCCGACCAGCCGTCGCGGAATTCGGGCTGGTACAAGCTGCTCAGCGACCTGCAGGGGCCGAGGTACCCGCTGTTCGGCTGGGCGTACGGCCTCAGCGAGCCGTGCGGCTACTGGTCCGAGCTCCCCCGGCACGAGCTGCCGAAGCTGCCACCGAGCGCCGCGAAGAACGTCCTGGTCGTCCAGGGCGAGTTCGACCCGCAGACCGGCTACGAGCAGGCCGAGGCGGCGGCGCGGGCGGCCGGTGTCCCGATGGTCTCGGTGGCGGATTCGCCGTTCCACGGCCAGTACGCGGTGAGCGGCAATTCCTGTGTGGACGATCTGGTGAACGGGTTCTACCTCGGCACCGCCCGCCCGGCGGCGACCATCTGCCCCGGCGTCCCGCTTCCCGGGGACAAGGAGGTCTTCCCGGTCGAGGGCCCGGCGGGCGAGCCGGAAGCCGCACCGGAACCGGCGCCGCGGGACGGTCTTTCGGCCGCGCGGCACCGGCTCCAGGACACGATCAGCGCCGTCAACCGCGGGCGCTGA
- a CDS encoding alpha/beta hydrolase, whose translation MSMRRWYGRVTALAVSMVTALGLTAGVASAAGHHTGQLASGATWVADVPAAWNGTTILYSHGFGPLAAQDAPNTETRDALLARGYALVGSSYSGPSWWALASAVDDQFGALAALERVTGKPRRTIGWGTSMGGLVSALEAETPRLDGVLSTCGLVAGALNLNDYQLHGEYALARLLAPGQDVKLVRFASADEASASAAALTRLATDAQATPAGRARIALAAAFFNEAGWFTGPTPPAPTDYPGQEVQQQQELSQFVLGFVVSGRYQVELAAGGNSAATAGVDYRALLAGSSHARQVRALYRAAGLDLDADLAALTRDADIRPDPRAIGTLARTSMATGRLRVPALDIHTTFDQLVPVEQEDWYAGQVHRAGRGPLLRQAYVGATGHCAFRPAESIAALQALESRIESGRWADVAEPARLNEAAAALGEPGRYVRFDPPRLTGGFSARG comes from the coding sequence ATGAGCATGCGCAGGTGGTACGGCCGCGTGACCGCATTGGCCGTTTCGATGGTGACGGCGCTCGGCCTGACCGCGGGGGTCGCCTCCGCTGCCGGGCACCACACAGGACAGCTGGCGAGCGGCGCCACCTGGGTGGCCGACGTGCCGGCCGCCTGGAACGGCACGACCATCCTCTACAGCCACGGGTTCGGGCCGCTCGCCGCGCAGGACGCGCCGAACACAGAGACCAGGGACGCGCTGCTCGCCCGCGGGTACGCGCTGGTCGGGTCGTCCTACAGCGGCCCGTCGTGGTGGGCGCTCGCCTCGGCCGTCGACGACCAGTTCGGCGCGCTGGCCGCGCTCGAGCGGGTGACCGGCAAGCCGCGGCGCACGATCGGGTGGGGCACGTCGATGGGCGGGCTCGTCAGCGCGCTCGAAGCCGAAACCCCGCGGCTCGACGGCGTGCTGAGTACCTGCGGCCTCGTCGCCGGCGCGCTCAACCTGAACGACTACCAGCTGCACGGCGAATACGCGCTCGCCCGCCTGCTCGCGCCGGGCCAGGACGTCAAGCTGGTCCGGTTCGCCAGCGCGGACGAAGCGAGCGCGTCGGCCGCGGCGCTGACCCGGCTCGCGACCGATGCCCAGGCCACCCCGGCGGGTCGCGCGCGGATCGCGCTGGCCGCCGCGTTCTTCAACGAGGCGGGCTGGTTCACCGGCCCGACCCCGCCGGCGCCGACCGACTACCCGGGCCAGGAAGTCCAGCAGCAGCAAGAACTCTCGCAGTTCGTCCTCGGCTTCGTGGTGAGCGGCCGCTACCAGGTCGAGCTGGCGGCGGGCGGCAACAGCGCGGCCACCGCGGGCGTCGACTACCGGGCGCTGCTCGCGGGCAGCAGCCACGCCCGCCAGGTCCGCGCCCTGTACCGGGCGGCCGGTCTCGACCTGGACGCCGACCTGGCGGCGCTGACCCGCGACGCGGACATCCGGCCGGACCCGCGCGCGATCGGCACCCTCGCGCGCACGTCGATGGCGACCGGCCGGCTGCGCGTCCCGGCGCTGGACATCCACACCACCTTCGACCAGCTCGTGCCGGTCGAACAGGAGGACTGGTACGCCGGGCAGGTGCACCGCGCCGGTCGCGGGCCGTTGCTGCGCCAGGCGTACGTCGGGGCCACGGGCCACTGCGCGTTCCGGCCGGCGGAAAGCATCGCGGCGTTGCAGGCGCTGGAGTCCCGCATCGAGTCCGGGCGCTGGGCCGACGTCGCGGAGCCCGCGCGCCTGAACGAAGCCGCCGCCGCGCTGGGCGAGCCGGGGCGGTACGTGCGGTTCGACCCGCCGCGGCTGACCGGCGGGTTCAGCGCCCGCGGTTGA
- a CDS encoding MarR family winged helix-turn-helix transcriptional regulator, giving the protein MSEIPAGRPGPGLLYLVKQLELAVRARLDEVLRPVALTPLQYTALTVLERRSGLTTAELARNSFVTDQTMADMVVALERQGFIARAGDPRDRRRRVIRLTGPGGEVLDRVRDDVAALEQRMLAKLDAGDAARFRDYVVACHSALSDRPSH; this is encoded by the coding sequence GTGTCCGAAATCCCCGCCGGCCGGCCTGGGCCCGGCCTGCTGTACCTGGTGAAACAGCTCGAGCTCGCCGTCCGGGCCCGGCTGGACGAGGTGCTGCGCCCGGTCGCGCTCACGCCGTTGCAGTACACCGCGCTCACCGTGCTGGAGCGGCGGTCGGGGCTCACCACGGCGGAGCTCGCGCGGAACTCGTTCGTCACCGACCAGACGATGGCCGACATGGTGGTCGCGCTGGAACGGCAGGGCTTCATCGCGCGGGCAGGCGACCCGCGCGACCGGCGGCGGCGCGTGATCCGGCTGACCGGTCCCGGCGGCGAGGTCCTCGACCGCGTCCGCGACGACGTGGCCGCACTCGAACAGCGGATGCTCGCGAAGCTGGACGCGGGGGACGCCGCCCGGTTCCGCGACTACGTCGTCGCCTGCCATTCGGCGCTTTCGGACCGGCCGTCCCACTGA
- a CDS encoding alpha/beta hydrolase fold domain-containing protein produces MAEPVYDPELAALLPALAGRVPVGMTAEQLGRYRALPFPSIEEQIGGRPVTWTDHTIPGYGGADITVSVLERADGRRSGLGIYHAHGGGMVMGDRFASVHPLIEWVLEHDAVAVTVEYRRAPEHPDPVPVEDCYAGLKWTAALGFDRLVVFGGSGGAGLAAGATLLARDRGGPAVTGLLLQCPMLDDRNETGSAREYDGVGVWDRTSNLTAWTMVLGDRRGTGDVSPYAAPARATDLSGLPPVFVDAGAAEVFRDEAVAFASAVWAAGGEAELHVWGGAFHGFHDIAPESAVAKACVAARESWLRRLLARPA; encoded by the coding sequence ATGGCCGAGCCCGTGTACGACCCCGAACTCGCCGCCCTCCTGCCCGCCCTCGCCGGCCGGGTGCCCGTCGGCATGACCGCCGAGCAGCTCGGCCGCTACCGGGCACTTCCGTTCCCCTCGATCGAGGAGCAGATCGGCGGCCGCCCGGTCACCTGGACCGACCACACCATCCCCGGGTACGGCGGCGCCGACATCACCGTCTCCGTGCTCGAACGCGCCGATGGCCGCCGCAGTGGGCTGGGGATCTACCACGCCCACGGGGGCGGGATGGTCATGGGCGACCGGTTCGCCTCCGTCCACCCGCTCATCGAATGGGTGCTGGAGCACGACGCCGTGGCCGTCACCGTCGAGTACCGCCGGGCGCCCGAACACCCCGACCCGGTGCCGGTGGAGGACTGCTACGCCGGTCTGAAGTGGACGGCCGCGCTCGGGTTCGACCGGTTGGTCGTCTTCGGCGGCAGCGGCGGGGCCGGGCTCGCCGCCGGCGCCACCCTGCTGGCCCGGGACCGCGGCGGCCCGGCGGTGACCGGCCTGCTGCTCCAGTGCCCGATGCTCGACGACCGCAACGAGACCGGGTCGGCGCGCGAGTACGACGGCGTCGGCGTCTGGGACCGGACCAGCAACCTCACGGCGTGGACGATGGTCCTCGGCGACCGCCGGGGCACCGGTGACGTCTCGCCGTACGCGGCCCCGGCCCGCGCGACCGACCTCAGTGGACTGCCGCCGGTGTTCGTCGACGCCGGCGCGGCCGAGGTGTTCCGGGACGAGGCCGTCGCGTTCGCGAGCGCCGTCTGGGCCGCCGGTGGCGAGGCCGAACTGCACGTCTGGGGCGGCGCGTTCCACGGCTTCCACGACATCGCCCCGGAGTCGGCCGTCGCCAAGGCGTGCGTCGCCGCGCGGGAGTCGTGGCTGAGGCGGCTGCTCGCGCGGCCCGCCTGA
- a CDS encoding TetR/AcrR family transcriptional regulator: MRADAARNLELLLTTGARMLADDPATSIAAIAAEAGVDRRTVYRRFTGREELLAAVYEARLDAIEAAIETARLREAPVPVALHRYVEEIVGVNRKWPAELAMMRTDPEIWKRRRRSVEEVDRFLQRATDEGLLRDGVPERWPGNVLGQLVHLATRDMPGLSDAQAADVIVDTFLRAFGTDR, encoded by the coding sequence GTGAGAGCCGACGCCGCGCGCAACCTCGAACTCCTGCTGACGACGGGCGCCCGCATGCTCGCCGACGACCCGGCCACGAGCATCGCGGCGATCGCCGCCGAGGCCGGCGTGGACCGCCGCACGGTGTACCGCCGGTTCACGGGCCGCGAAGAGCTGCTGGCGGCGGTGTACGAGGCCCGCCTGGACGCGATCGAGGCGGCCATCGAGACAGCCCGCCTCCGCGAGGCGCCGGTGCCGGTGGCCCTGCACCGGTACGTCGAGGAGATCGTCGGCGTCAACCGCAAGTGGCCCGCGGAACTCGCGATGATGCGCACGGACCCGGAGATCTGGAAGCGGCGCCGCCGGTCGGTCGAGGAGGTGGACCGCTTCCTGCAGCGGGCCACCGACGAGGGGCTGCTCCGCGACGGCGTGCCCGAGCGCTGGCCGGGCAACGTGCTCGGCCAGCTGGTGCACCTGGCGACGCGGGACATGCCCGGGTTGAGCGACGCGCAGGCGGCCGACGTCATCGTGGACACGTTCCTGCGCGCCTTCGGGACGGACCGGTAG
- a CDS encoding cytochrome c biogenesis protein DipZ, translating to MPTLVLAGLLAGIVTSLSPCVLPVLPVVLTAGARRPWGVVGGLVTSFSLTTLFGSLVLTALGLPAGLVRDAGIVALVLLGIGLLVPRVGELLERPFARLRGRAAAPGRGGFATGLALGLVYVPCAGPVLATIAVVGATHRIGFDSLLLTAAFGVGTGIPLLVLAASGGALARRARFLRAHARGLRATTGAALLLVAAVTAFDLAAPLQRAVPDYTAAAQQAVGAEQLDRLTHAPEFTGITTWLNTPGGQPVSLRARRGKVTVVSFWTYSCINCQRALPHLERWSDTYRDAGLTVVGVHTPEFAFEHDPGNVADQAKALGVTYPVAVDDEYATWTAYGNQYWPAAYLVDATGQVRRTSFGEGGYADFEQQIRAALTDAGATSLPRPTDVPDTTPTGGLTPETYLGAEHAPLASSGSHVAAGQTRGYTFPAAVDPDTFALDGTWTADPEHLTAGPGARLRLSFRATSVHLVLGGTGTVTVDGTRTFAVGGPPTLYTVLDGRSGPGEVTLSLSPGTQAYSFTFG from the coding sequence GTGCCCACCCTCGTCCTCGCCGGCCTGCTCGCCGGGATCGTCACCAGCCTCTCGCCGTGCGTGCTGCCCGTCCTGCCCGTCGTCCTGACCGCCGGGGCGCGCCGGCCCTGGGGTGTCGTCGGCGGGCTGGTGACCAGCTTCAGCCTCACGACGCTGTTCGGTTCGCTCGTGCTCACCGCGCTCGGCCTGCCCGCCGGGCTGGTGCGGGACGCGGGGATCGTGGCGCTGGTCCTGCTGGGGATCGGGCTGCTGGTCCCGCGCGTGGGCGAGTTGCTGGAACGGCCGTTCGCCCGGCTTCGGGGCCGAGCGGCCGCGCCGGGTCGCGGCGGGTTCGCCACCGGACTCGCGCTGGGGCTCGTCTACGTGCCGTGCGCGGGCCCGGTGCTGGCCACCATCGCCGTCGTCGGGGCGACACACCGGATCGGCTTCGACAGCCTGCTGCTGACCGCGGCTTTCGGCGTGGGCACGGGCATTCCGCTGCTCGTGCTTGCCGCTTCGGGTGGCGCGCTCGCCCGCCGCGCGCGGTTCCTGCGGGCGCACGCCCGCGGGCTGCGCGCCACGACCGGGGCCGCGCTGCTGCTGGTCGCCGCCGTCACCGCGTTCGACCTCGCCGCGCCGCTGCAGCGCGCGGTACCCGACTACACGGCCGCCGCGCAGCAGGCCGTCGGCGCGGAGCAGCTCGACCGGCTGACCCACGCGCCGGAGTTCACCGGCATCACGACGTGGCTCAACACCCCCGGCGGGCAGCCGGTGTCCCTGCGCGCGCGGCGCGGCAAGGTCACGGTCGTCAGCTTCTGGACCTACAGCTGCATCAACTGCCAGCGGGCGCTCCCGCACCTCGAGCGGTGGTCCGACACCTACCGCGACGCCGGGCTGACGGTCGTCGGCGTGCACACCCCGGAGTTCGCGTTCGAGCACGACCCCGGCAACGTCGCCGACCAGGCCAAGGCGCTCGGCGTGACCTACCCGGTCGCCGTCGACGACGAATACGCCACCTGGACCGCCTACGGCAACCAGTACTGGCCGGCGGCCTACCTCGTCGACGCCACCGGGCAGGTCCGCCGCACCAGCTTCGGCGAAGGCGGGTACGCGGACTTCGAACAGCAGATCCGCGCCGCGCTCACCGACGCCGGGGCGACTTCCCTCCCCCGGCCCACCGACGTCCCCGACACGACCCCGACCGGCGGGCTGACCCCGGAGACGTACCTCGGCGCCGAGCACGCTCCCCTGGCCTCCAGCGGCAGCCACGTCGCGGCCGGGCAGACCCGCGGCTACACCTTCCCGGCCGCCGTCGACCCCGACACGTTCGCACTGGACGGCACGTGGACGGCGGACCCCGAGCACCTGACCGCCGGCCCCGGCGCCCGGCTGCGGCTGTCCTTCCGCGCCACTTCCGTCCACTTGGTACTCGGCGGGACGGGAACGGTGACTGTCGATGGCACGCGGACCTTCGCGGTCGGCGGCCCGCCGACGCTGTACACGGTGCTGGACGGGCGGTCCGGGCCCGGCGAGGTGACGTTGTCGCTCAGCCCGGGGACGCAGGCGTACTCCTTCACGTTCGGCTGA
- a CDS encoding TetR/AcrR family transcriptional regulator, translating into MSPGQAAFLDAAGALEAGETGGGVARRGGVDLAGRRRRNFDALVAAAREAFADNGSRASMKDVARRSGVSIATLYRNFPTREDLVAEVHRDEVEQLCPAASGLDGLEPWDALVTCRKALRDAGAPLLEAQRLRGAAVSRT; encoded by the coding sequence GTGTCACCAGGGCAGGCGGCCTTCCTCGACGCTGCGGGTGCCCTGGAAGCCGGTGAGACCGGTGGCGGTGTAGCCCGGCGTGGCGGCGTTGACCTGGCGGGCCGACGCCGGCGGAACTTCGACGCGCTGGTCGCGGCCGCGCGGGAAGCGTTCGCGGACAACGGATCACGGGCTTCGATGAAGGACGTCGCGCGGCGCTCCGGGGTGAGCATCGCCACGCTGTACCGCAACTTCCCGACCCGCGAGGACCTGGTGGCGGAGGTCCACCGCGACGAGGTCGAACAGCTCTGCCCCGCCGCGTCCGGGCTGGATGGGCTCGAGCCGTGGGACGCGCTGGTCACGTGCCGCAAGGCGCTGCGCGACGCCGGCGCGCCGTTGCTCGAGGCGCAGCGGCTGCGCGGGGCCGCTGTCAGCCGAACGTGA
- a CDS encoding aldehyde dehydrogenase encodes MITRNQLFVGGSWTTPSSTEPLDIVSPHNNSVLGRAVQALPADVDRAVAAARKAFDEGPWPRTAPAERIAVIRRLTALREKRADEIAALISAENGSALWFTKAGQPGLTRQANAYLKAAEEFGWEQTLEPSDPAAPFRSVVRREAVGVVAAVIPWNSPFSSALAKIIPALLAGNTVVLKVSPENTLSMSLLADLLAETGLPEGVVSVLPADHETSEYLVKHPDVDKIAFTGSTRAGRRIASLAGEQLKRVSLELGGKSAAVFLPDADLPAAIQGVKFGSLLNNGESCIAQTRILAPRSRYEEVVAGLKELIESLPVGDPADDKTFIGPMIRRDQQQRVLDYVRTGIEEGARLVTGGPDVPAGLEAGNYVTPTLFADVDPSMRIAQEEIFGPVLVVLPYDDEDDAVRIANDSEYGLSGGVWSADPAHALAVARRIRTGTITVNGAPIGFDGPFGGFKASGLGREYGAVGLGTYTEYKTITVPEKKDR; translated from the coding sequence GTGATCACCCGGAACCAACTCTTCGTCGGCGGCTCGTGGACCACCCCGAGCAGCACCGAGCCGCTCGACATCGTTTCCCCCCACAACAACTCCGTGCTCGGGCGTGCCGTGCAGGCGCTGCCCGCCGACGTCGACCGGGCCGTCGCGGCCGCCCGGAAGGCGTTCGACGAAGGTCCGTGGCCGCGGACCGCGCCGGCGGAGCGGATCGCCGTGATCCGGCGGCTGACCGCCCTGCGCGAGAAGCGCGCCGACGAGATCGCGGCGCTCATCTCGGCGGAGAACGGCTCGGCGCTGTGGTTCACCAAGGCCGGCCAGCCCGGGCTGACCCGGCAGGCCAACGCCTACCTGAAGGCGGCCGAGGAGTTCGGCTGGGAGCAGACGCTCGAGCCGTCGGACCCCGCCGCGCCGTTCCGGTCGGTCGTGCGGCGGGAGGCGGTCGGCGTGGTCGCCGCGGTCATCCCGTGGAACTCGCCGTTCTCCTCGGCGCTGGCGAAGATCATCCCCGCGCTGCTCGCCGGCAACACCGTCGTCCTCAAGGTCTCGCCCGAGAACACGCTGAGCATGAGCCTGCTCGCCGACCTGCTGGCCGAAACCGGCCTGCCCGAAGGCGTCGTCAGCGTGCTGCCCGCGGACCACGAGACCAGCGAGTACCTGGTGAAGCACCCGGACGTCGACAAGATCGCGTTCACCGGTTCGACCCGCGCCGGGCGCCGCATCGCGTCGCTGGCCGGTGAGCAGCTCAAGCGGGTCAGCCTCGAGCTCGGCGGCAAGTCCGCCGCCGTGTTCCTGCCCGACGCCGACCTGCCCGCGGCGATCCAGGGCGTCAAGTTCGGTTCGCTGCTCAACAACGGCGAATCGTGCATCGCGCAGACGCGGATCCTCGCGCCGCGCAGCCGCTACGAAGAGGTCGTCGCCGGCCTCAAGGAGCTGATCGAGTCGCTGCCGGTGGGCGACCCCGCCGACGACAAGACGTTCATCGGCCCGATGATCCGCCGGGACCAGCAGCAGCGCGTCCTCGACTACGTCCGCACCGGCATCGAAGAGGGCGCCCGGCTCGTCACCGGCGGCCCGGACGTCCCGGCGGGGCTGGAAGCGGGCAACTACGTCACGCCCACGCTGTTCGCCGACGTCGACCCGTCGATGCGCATCGCGCAGGAGGAGATCTTCGGCCCGGTGCTGGTCGTCCTCCCCTACGACGACGAGGACGACGCCGTCCGCATCGCCAACGACTCCGAATACGGCCTCTCCGGCGGGGTGTGGTCGGCCGACCCGGCGCACGCGCTGGCCGTCGCGCGCCGCATCCGCACCGGCACGATCACCGTCAACGGCGCGCCGATCGGCTTCGACGGCCCGTTCGGCGGGTTCAAGGCCAGCGGCCTCGGCCGCGAATACGGCGCCGTCGGGCTCGGCACCTACACCGAATACAAGACCATCACCGTTCCGGAAAAGAAAGACCGATGA